The Prunus dulcis chromosome 5, ALMONDv2, whole genome shotgun sequence genomic sequence CTTAAATCTTTGTTGTCACTTGCAAGAATGTAAAGGGTGCATTTCATATGCTTAAttgcataattaaaaaaagttcaaTCCTGAAATGTGCCTTTTATATGCAGTCAAATTGTAAAGGGTGCATTTGAGTGGGCTACTAAGCACGATTGTGTTGCCTCCAAATTACTCATACCCCATGGGGTTGGTGGCACTGTTTGATTAGAAAGCAATTAGGATACGATTGGACTCCGGGTCTACATCGTCTAAAATGCTTCTTTCGATTGTCTTGTCTTACTTGGGAGCATTGTCATTAAGGTCTTGTCTTGCATTGCAATACTGATTACAAAGGCCTTCGTGACAAGGCCTCTAAAATGCGATTGATAAAGTTTCAACTCCTGTAAATTGCTGTTATGCTCTACTATATTCTTAGATGGAAATCCTAGAGCAAATATGGCAAATACAAGAAAGTATAAAACAAGGAAGTTTACAATACTGGAGCAAATGTGgcaattattttaattacttcATATCAAGTCTGTAATTTGTTCACAGCATTCACCTGTTTAATTAGTTCAACCGATTATATGAATCCAGGGCACTGCAGTTGCATGGCATTAGTTCAACATTACCAAAACTTGTGAGAGTTGCAATAATGGAATGCAGGAACTAACTTGAATTCGACCAATACCCAAATACATTAAGTTATTTTTAAATCTCACGTTGGGCAGGTATCCTCACAGGGTCAGTCATAAACTTCTTGGTCATCTCCAAGGTTTCATGAGGAAGTGTAGCAGAAACTAAGCAAAcctgcaaaaataatttacaactaAATTCAGACAAACATTCTAGTTTAGAACAAAGACTGGGAAATTGGTAAAGAAAAAATCCAATATATTCCTTGACGCGATCAGGTTCATGTATAGATTAGAAGAAAgttttacaaaacaaagatGATTGATACACGCGAGAAAAGAACGTACGAAACACTATGAATTTAAATTGGGCAACTCTTATTGTATCGAGCTGCTATTGTCAATAATACTGAATACATACTATAGGGCATTAATCAACGAACAAATGAATTTCTCAAACTCACAAAAGCAAATGAGGGGACAAGACTAGTACTAATAAGAGATTAAtccaagagaaagaaaaccttGAGCTCCGGTGGAAGATATCGGTAGACATCGTAAATCTGATCCTTGAACCCTCTGCTTAACATCTCATCAGACTCGTCCTGAAAAACCAAAtcaagattaaaaaaattaagaaactaaaacataaaggaaaattaattaaggaagaagagaaggtgTGAGAACCTTACAAGAACTAATAATTTCATGGCTCGAGTGCGCAGAGTTCTCCTCTTGATCATGTCAAAGACTCTACCAGGAGTTCCGCAAACCACATGAACTCCATGCTCAAGCTTTCTGATATCCTCACCCACACTTTTTCCTCCAACGCAAGCATGCACTTGTATGTTTATGAAGTTTCCAACCCCCAAGATCAGCTTCTCAGTCTGTGCCGCCAATTCCCTCGTAGGGCACAATATCAACGCTTGAACGTCTCGATAGGAGGTGTCCACCAGGTGGCAAACGCTTAGGGCAATCATGGAGGTCTTGCCGGTACCCGACTGCGCTTGCGCTATCACATCATGTCCCCCAATAATGCTCCTGACCGCCCGTTGCTGGATGGCGGAGGGCTTCTCGTAGCCGTATTGGTAGATGCCTCGAAGCACATCGTCCTTGAGCCCCATCTCATCAAAGCTCGTAATTGGCTCTATTCCGTCCGAAGTCACCCGCCCCAGCTTCTCGTCCGATGCCATTCCgcttctctgtctctctgaTGTCCCTGCCATATGGCTAAAACAAATAGGGTTGAGAGTGGTTTCTCCTTTTCTATTGGTGAATGGTTTCGCTTTGACCCTTGCCTCTCAATGAACATTTGTTGATGCGCgtttaagaagaaaaataataaaactcgATCAAGGAAAGATACCCTAACcctaattttctaaaataaaaataaaaacaagatcTATTTATCCAATGCAGCTAACAATAAATGACAAGGGAAAGAGATATGATACTACATATTACTTGGGTGCGGAAAATTTCTTTTAAGGGGGTGCTAATGACTATTGAAAATGCTTTATGCTTCAAGCCCTATGCGATATGGGTACTTCCGTAACCTGCTTTCATGAATTAGGATCCATAATTTAACCTTggttaagaaataaaatcttaaATCTATCAAGTCAAGCTTTCAAGAGATCTCAATAATTACACCCAGTACAAAATAAAACCTGTAAATAT encodes the following:
- the LOC117628857 gene encoding eukaryotic initiation factor 4A-III homolog A-like isoform X1; this translates as MAGTSERQRSGMASDEKLGRVTSDGIEPITSFDEMGLKDDVLRGIYQYGYEKPSAIQQRAVRSIIGGHDVIAQAQSGTGKTSMIALSVCHLVDTSYRDVQALILCPTRELAAQTEKLILGVGNFINIQVHACVGGKSVGEDIRKLEHGVHVVCGTPGRVFDMIKRRTLRTRAMKLLVLDESDEMLSRGFKDQIYDVYRYLPPELKVCLVSATLPHETLEMTKKFMTDPVRIPAQREI
- the LOC117628857 gene encoding eukaryotic initiation factor 4A-III homolog A-like isoform X2, whose translation is MASDEKLGRVTSDGIEPITSFDEMGLKDDVLRGIYQYGYEKPSAIQQRAVRSIIGGHDVIAQAQSGTGKTSMIALSVCHLVDTSYRDVQALILCPTRELAAQTEKLILGVGNFINIQVHACVGGKSVGEDIRKLEHGVHVVCGTPGRVFDMIKRRTLRTRAMKLLVLDESDEMLSRGFKDQIYDVYRYLPPELKVCLVSATLPHETLEMTKKFMTDPVRIPAQREI